The bacterium DNA segment TTATAAGGTTTTCGGCGTATGTATACCATATGAACGCTTTGAGATTTATTAAGCTGATACTTTTTCTAAAGCCCAATTGTGCGGTCCAGGCGTTTTCAGGCTCAAGTGATGGGTTGGACCATGGAAAAACTCGTAGCTCTCTTATACATGGAAACCTGAAACCATTTGAGAGTTTTGCAGAAGAAGTTATGCCAAAGATTTTTTTCGAGAATTCAATCTCAGGAGCGATATGTGTGCCGAAGTCTTTTCTATAAAACATGGTTGCCGAAATTTTCAGGCTAAATTTTTGTGAATCATATTTTCCCCAAATAGTCGACTGATAGTCGGTGTCCCAGAAATCGCCTGTTTTAGGACCTCTGATAACCTTGCCGCCGTATTGAATGCACATGAGTTTTGCACCGGCAGTTCCCCAGCTGAATTCGTGAGTGTACATCGTTTTCACTCCCCAGCTAAGGTCATTTGAGCGGAAACCAGTAAAAATAGCATGATGTCCACTGTGCACGAAGTAAGAAGCTTTAAAAGCATTTCTGTTGAATGAGTGTCTCCAGCTTATGTGGCTATGCCAGCGGGTAATGTTATACCATGCATTACTGAGAGGTTCGGTTTCGGTCCCCGGGTCGAAAAGTTTGAACCAATCATGTCTATATACGAGTAAAAAATCATCGGATTTCGTTTTTAATCCGATGTGTCCGCCAAATCTTTCGGACTTGTAATCGTCTCTCGAATCACTTCTAAATCCATCAGAACTTGATGAGCTATAATCAAAACCGAAGTCGAATTTATCCTTTTTTATCAATGCTTGTCCTGTTAACCTTCTGGTTTTGAAGCTGCCTACTACGCCTTCAGCAAAAGTATTTAACCCATCATTAGCTAACCTTTTTGTTTTGATATTTATTGCGCCTCCCATGGCACTTTGAGATAGAGAAGGAGTA contains these protein-coding regions:
- a CDS encoding TonB-dependent receptor; this encodes MRNAIIYIIIATSNLLFANTDSLKTYKGEAIEVLGERELWVESDSTKPDYVNTSVLSEASKLSPSLFFTRRSILGLGLATSSAAKIYLFGLGGVPTTQVAILWDGDPLIMGLMGHPVFDAIDCPSGGVVELFRGATPSLSQSAMGGAINIKTKRLANDGLNTFAEGVVGSFKTRRLTGQALIKKDKFDFGFDYSSSSSDGFRSDSRDDYKSERFGGHIGLKTKSDDFLLVYRHDWFKLFDPGTETEPLSNAWYNITRWHSHISWRHSFNRNAFKASYFVHSGHHAIFTGFRSNDLSWGVKTMYTHEFSWGTAGAKLMCIQYGGKVIRGPKTGDFWDTDYQSTIWGKYDSQKFSLKISATMFYRKDFGTHIAPEIEFSKKIFGITSSAKLSNGFRFPCIRELRVFPWSNPSLEPENAWTAQLGFRKSISLINLKAFIWYTYAENLIKTGYPGHPYSNSGLFRRPGLELSISSNSQASFGFQLGFAHQELGEKRSIGPADHLIGEFFAKKHLVVPLEFRINFEGASGLYANDLPESKLRSFLVPNLELKAHITNFLTFRAGINNIFDMKYYTQAGYPMPPRQIWAQISVNKMTRF